One window of the Aquila chrysaetos chrysaetos chromosome 8, bAquChr1.4, whole genome shotgun sequence genome contains the following:
- the VPS25 gene encoding vacuolar protein-sorting-associated protein 25 isoform X2 gives MSFAWPWQYSFPPFFTLQPNGETRQKQLSAWCALALAYSRRHRLPAMTVREAQDSPLFANRRLQRKLPLESIQVVLEELRKNGNLEWLDKNKTSFLIMWRRPEEWGKLIYQWVSKNGLTNSVFTLYELASGDDTENEEFHGLDETMLLRALQALQQEHKAEIITLDDGRGVKFF, from the exons ATGAGCTTCGCGTGGCCCTGGCAGTACAGCTTCCCGCCGTTCTTCAC GCTGCAGCCCAACGGGGAGACGCGGCAGAAGCAGCTCTCGGCCTGGTGCGCGCTGGCACTCGCCTACAGCCGGCGGCACCGGCTGCCCGCCATGACGGTGCGGGAGGCCCAGGACAGCCCGCTCTTCGCTAACCGCCGCCTCCAGC GGAAGCTCCCGCTGGAGTCCATCCAGGTGGTGCTGGAGGAGCTCCGCAAGAACG GGAACCTGGAATGGTTAGAtaagaacaaaaccagttttctgATCATGTGGAGGAGACCAGAAGAATGGGGAAAGCTCATCTATCAGTGG GTGTCAAAGAACGGCTTGACTAACTCCGTATTCACGCTGTACGAATTAGCCAGTGGAGATGATACAGAGAATGAAG AGTTCCACGGCTTAGATGAGACTATGCTGCTCCGTGCCCTGCAAGCCTTGCAACAAGAGCACAAGGCTGAAATTATCACGCTGGATGATGGCCGAGGCGTCAAGTTCTTCTGA
- the VPS25 gene encoding vacuolar protein-sorting-associated protein 25 isoform X1, with translation MSFAWPWQYSFPPFFTLQPNGETRQKQLSAWCALALAYSRRHRLPAMTVREAQDSPLFANRRLQRILCGARAPACRPLPSLPSAVGERLLNPHPGKLPLESIQVVLEELRKNGNLEWLDKNKTSFLIMWRRPEEWGKLIYQWVSKNGLTNSVFTLYELASGDDTENEEFHGLDETMLLRALQALQQEHKAEIITLDDGRGVKFF, from the exons ATGAGCTTCGCGTGGCCCTGGCAGTACAGCTTCCCGCCGTTCTTCAC GCTGCAGCCCAACGGGGAGACGCGGCAGAAGCAGCTCTCGGCCTGGTGCGCGCTGGCACTCGCCTACAGCCGGCGGCACCGGCTGCCCGCCATGACGGTGCGGGAGGCCCAGGACAGCCCGCTCTTCGCTAACCGCCGCCTCCAGCGTATCCTTTGCGGGGCCCGTGCCCCCGCCTGCcgcccccttccctccctgccttccgCGGTCGGTGAGCGTCTCCTTAACCCCCACCCAGGGAAGCTCCCGCTGGAGTCCATCCAGGTGGTGCTGGAGGAGCTCCGCAAGAACG GGAACCTGGAATGGTTAGAtaagaacaaaaccagttttctgATCATGTGGAGGAGACCAGAAGAATGGGGAAAGCTCATCTATCAGTGG GTGTCAAAGAACGGCTTGACTAACTCCGTATTCACGCTGTACGAATTAGCCAGTGGAGATGATACAGAGAATGAAG AGTTCCACGGCTTAGATGAGACTATGCTGCTCCGTGCCCTGCAAGCCTTGCAACAAGAGCACAAGGCTGAAATTATCACGCTGGATGATGGCCGAGGCGTCAAGTTCTTCTGA